The Candidatus Eisenbacteria bacterium DNA segment TGCACGGGCGGCCCGCCGCGTCCACGTGCCGCCCCGGCGGGTCCGGGCGGCGTGGCGCCGGGCGGGCCGGAAACGACGGCGGTATGCAATGTCGCACGAAATTAGCAGACCCGACGGGGAGGGGCAACCTCCTCGAAATGCTCCCACTTGAACGGGTTGGCGGCTCGCGGGAAGTTCCCTCCGTTGCGGCCCGCGGGCGCCGGGCGGGCTCTCCCACCGCCGGGGGGAGTTTGACGCATGCGTGCCGATTCGATAACCTGTTGTATACTTACTTGTTCTGTTGCTGTGAAACCTCACCACGGGGGGCACCAGGGGCGCCATGAGATCCGGTCATGCGCACATTCTCGCGCTCGCCTGCCTCGCCGCGGGCGCCGTGGCTGCCCCTGTCCGGGCATTCACGCTGAGCTACAGCGCCACGCTCCCGGTCCAGACCACCAGCTGGGCGTACGCCGTGGAAATCCCGCGGTTCAACCCGGCCATGGGAGTGCTGCAGAGCGTCACGGTCTCGGTGCGCGACAGCCTGGTGGCCGGCTTCATGTTCGAGAACCTGTCGTCCATCGCCGGGGCGAGCATGCGGGACTCCTCCCGGGCGGTGGTGCAGGTGCTGCGCCCCGACAACTCCGGAATCGTCTCCGCATCCGCCGCGGTGGAGCGCACCGCCTCCGTGGGAGTCTTCGACGGCTGGCTGGACTACGCCGGCACCTCGGGGGTG contains these protein-coding regions:
- a CDS encoding choice-of-anchor E domain-containing protein — protein: MRSGHAHILALACLAAGAVAAPVRAFTLSYSATLPVQTTSWAYAVEIPRFNPAMGVLQSVTVSVRDSLVAGFMFENLSSIAGASMRDSSRAVVQVLRPDNSGIVSASAAVERTASVGVFDGWLDYAGTSGVTLGPVVAVGTASAILVGGADISMFSGLGNVSLPCRATGFASLSSVGENNRNIVTTAAGCAVTVTYTYLRTTRVAASTWGTLRRQYR